In Oryza sativa Japonica Group chromosome 1, ASM3414082v1, the genomic stretch TTAGTTTTGTAGGATTTGAGCATGAAATTTTCCTTGGGCTATGATTCTTAagaaatttcataggaaaaTTTGCATCCACTTAgagctcttttttctattcctacgaATAGGATCGAGGTAAATTACTCATTGTTTGATGTATTTGACCTCAAGTTACATGGTTAAAGCATTCCAACCTTGATCATATTAACTTAATACTAAGCATTCATATATTTTCCCTACCAACCATCCAAAAGATCAATCCTATacttttttctatcatttgttTTGCACATGTGTTCCTATGTTTTCCTATTCTTATGATTTGGAAATCTTGTAAATCAACTGAGCCTTACATATGTAATGCAGTAATGGAAACCTAAAAAAAAATCGTTGGATCGAAAAATAGACGTTTAAAGTTCGTCCACATCAtcacgagtaaaaattttacttcaTGAGTAAATATTTTATTGATTTACTCACAGTGATTTAGATGTATCTCATATGTCTATTTTTCGATCCAACCGTAATTTCTaggtttttaatatatatgtgaTTTGATATTTTAGCTAGTAGTATTGGTTAGGAAACTAGGCAGCTCGCGCGTGTTGCACAAGCTTCGTCATGCACTACTGATTGGTGGGTGGCAATGATTTTTCCCATTTAAGGGATTGTGTGGACCTAGTAATAAATTATCTGATAAATATGTTATATGTATAGTGGCACTTGGAAGTTGGAATTGATTCAAATCGTCACGATGCTCAACTCGATAAGTTTGCAATTTAATAACCGATGTCGACTCCCTAGTCCTCCTAATATCTTGGCAATTATGGAAGGAACAAAACTTCAGAGTTTTCGACTTTGCTCTCTCTTCGGTCTCAGTGGTTCTAGAGTCCATTCTCATTGAGGGTCACCTATAGTCGTTAGCTGCCGTTGCTTCTTTCAGGGTTTTCTTGTGAGGGTAGTGTGGCTCTGCTCCCTTCCTGCAAATTGGAGTTGCGTTTAGTCTTCGTTCCTtagtttttcttgtttttgtcTTTTCTCCCTTCCCATGGCATAAGCTGGTCTGGCTGATTGTGCTGTGTAAACAAACACTCTTTCCCTCTAATATATTGACGCGCAATCTTTTTGCGTGTTCGTAATCGTAAAAATATGTACGCCAAGTCACTACTTAATTAGTTGACTTGTTACAAGCAaatgtatatgttttttttcatctacTTACGAAAATGGTTGTGTGCTCTTATAAGAGGCCTAAAATTCCATTACATAATTCACTCTAGAAGAAATTAATTACCTCCCTTAATTACTTTCATATGTAACGGCTCACTACCGGTTATTTCTTACGTCGGTTCAGGAATGTTGAACCGTTAGTGGTACCTAGGGCTGGACAAATAGCTCGGGCTCGTGAACTCGGCTCAAGCTCGGCTCGGGCtcgcctggctcggctcggctcgaatcctgaacgagccgagcccgagcctggGTTTTAGCTCGTTTGtgaaccgagccgagcccgagccagcTCGCGAGCAGCTCACGAGCTTAGTAGGCTCGGTTTGAATAGAAAGACTTCTGGCCGAAAACCAAAAAAGCCCATCAATTTGTTATATGTTGGCTGCATACAATATACCTAATTATCTTTGTAGGGACTTGAGAGTTATTATCTGAATAACTAAGTCATTGCAAAGCAACACAACTGCTGCTGGCAATACAACTGCTGCTATTGCAAAGCtcacgagccagctcgagccggCTCGAGCCAGaccacgagccgagccgagcctaaTGTACAGCTCGGTTGGAgaaccgagccgagccaagccgagcctggCATTTCGCGAGCTtccacgagccgagccgagctggctcggctcgtttccacccctagtggtacccccaaaaaaaataatcatccACACCATATACTAATCGCCATCATTGTGCTGAGGATGCCTTGCCTGTAATCGTGGTTGTCGTCATTGTCAATGTAGCCACTATTACACCATCGCCATCGCTGCGCACGAAGATGAGAGAAGGATATCTTTCATAAAGTCTATTAATATCCGAAGTCACTGCTTTGTCCCTGGACCCATAAACAATGGGTCTTAATTCAGGAGAAAGAACCAGCAATAAGTACAAAATCCATTCTGGTTCTAcatttgtttgaataaaataTTTCACCAATTTCATGcgtctaataaaaaaaacttttcttattcttttttcTATCTTCTCATTCATCTTCACTATACCCCTCGTCTTCTAATTCCTTCCATTCAAGTGGCTGGCATGAGGGTCCCACAGCTTGtcgacccacatgttagtgaccCCACGCGAAGGGCAGTATTTCAGAGGAGCTCATCTGAAAAGAGAGCAAAAGAGGTGGCCGCGTTATATCTAGGCATCAGCCCCCATCACAAGTTGGCCCTCCTTCTTGTTATGACTATTGATATGGTGCCACTGCCAGCATGTCGTCATCATACCTGTCACCAAGACCCATAGACATGGCAACGTTGGATGGGGCAGAGCTTGGGAAGATGGGTGATTGGGCCAGTTGGATCTAGCCACCTAGAAGTCGGAGATGTTTTGATCCGATGACCCTTTATCTTAGGGAGGTTGGTTTGAGCTCCCACAACAATTGGATCTGGCGACATTGACGTTCGGGAGAGAtgtggaggtggcggtggcactTGGCACTAGGATGGAGGAGAAGACGATGACCGAAGCAGTGCttgagagaagaaagaggagagcAACGGCCATGGTTGGAAGCGAAGGGAAATGTGAAGTAGCTAGGCGAAAGGTGAAAACGACGACTACGCTCAGGAGGGAAGGGGAGTGATCGAGTGGATGGCAGCAGCAGTGCTCGGCTCTTAAGAGAGAGCTGGGAGTCAACGGTGATAGCTACGCTCGACACTCGGGACTTAGGAGGGAGCTAGGAGCAGTGGTGGTGTTTCTAGATCGAGACTCGAGGAAGAGAGAATTATAGTATTACTAGCTATATATGGATCTAGGTGGCTGTTTCTCGAGATCTATAGCGGTTGGTGGTTTGTAACCGTTTAAGATGACAACAATGCATCTATTCATAAAAGATGATTCGTTAGAggggaacatatcctatgcacacaagctTCTCATACACACTCCATAtacaccaactagcaaatgtcacgAAAAATCCTACAAAAAATTGGACATTTACTCCTATTAATATTACACATATCTATAAAgtttcatattcaaattcattatattttagtcgTAATAAAAAAGTgcaaaatctgacagttttaaagGTAAAAATTTGTCAGaattttgtccttttttttgttacgactaaaatataatgaatttgaagaaaaaatttcaCATGTACATGCAATACTATTCAAAGTAAGTGTATATTTTTTGTAGAATTTTTcgtgacatttgctagttggtaTGCACAGAGTGTGCACGGGAagcttgtgtgcataggatatgtttccTTGTTATACATGTCTAGTCAAGTCATATGTTATTATAAAGAATTATAGATGTTAAGCACCATATTtataagggttaattggatatgccactacaaatatgccaaattagaaaaataacacTACTATTCACAATATCGGCCGGGTGCCACTAAAATTTTGGGAAATTAGATCATCTCACTCCATCGCGTTTTCCATCCACTCCCCGTCCACGGCGCCAACTTCGCCAATGCCTTCCCTTCCCCGTGtgtggacgccgccgccactccactcGACGGAGATGATCAGGGGCAGGGAAGGGTGCTGCTACCCGGGGGGAGCTCATCTCTGCTGTGGACATTTACCACAGGAGCGCGGTCATCGTCTCCCGTGTCGTCAAGACCTACATGCCGTCCTCATGGTTCCTCACCTCGCTGTTCACCGTCGTCGACGCCGTGGAATGCAAGAACCCGGTGCCGGCCTCGGTAGAGTCAACGGCGGAGCTGGAGCTGAGCTGGAGGCGAAGGGAGGCACTAGGGGCGGCTACCACACGAAACAGAAAGGGGGAGACGACGCACAGGGCTTCGTCTCGACGGCCTGCGACGGCAACTTCCCTCCGGGACGATGCATGGATCCAACGATATcggaatagtagtggtatttttttaatttggtctATTtatagtggcatggatccaattaaccctatttATAACGGCCCTTAGTTCCAAGTTCCAACCACTATATACGACGGTCCTACTTGACTCGTTACAGCCTGACAGATAGATAGCTGGTTCTGTAGCAGTGTGAAATGTCCAGTCTAATCGACTTAAGCTTCCTTGATGAGTGAGGAATTGAGGATCACCACGACAGCATGAAGGAATCGACATTTCTTCTTTAATTCATTCAAGTTTATTGTTTGATTCTATCCATTGTTCTCTCATTAACTCTTgctatacatgttttttttaaaaaaaaatgatcaaaaGAGGATAGGGCCGGGATCGTCTGTTTTCGTTTAACAGTAAGAGACTTGGCATAGTGTTTAAGAAAATCCGAACCAAAAATCTCACAAacacactactccctccgtactctaatataatattttaacatTTTAATTGCACTATTTAACTACTTTAAGAACAATTTTTTgtctttatatttgtacaattttttaaaataagacgagtgatcaaacgctacaacaaaatagtaaataatattatattaagaGACGGATGTATTAATTAGGAAAACCCGGCTAAGAAGccacacgaataaaaaaaataaacacttACGGCGATATGACTGGAGCTCAAAGCATGTGTCATCGTTGTGTAGCTCAAAAAAGCAGCCCCGACGATTTCTATATTGCAAATGCACATTTGCTCGTACAAACTACATGCATTTAACTTCACCAGtgaaatattatatatactactacctccatttcagattataagattttctatcattgtccatattcatatagatgttaatgaatgtagtcacatatatgtatatatatatatatgtatatatgtatacacgtatacacgtatatacacatatatatatatgtgtgtgtgtgtgtgtgtatatatatatatatatatatatatatatatatatatatatatatatatatatatatatatatatatatatatatatatatatatatatatatatatatatatatatatatatatatatatatatagacacacacacacataggtACGTAGCTAATACAGCCCGATATATGGCGTTATATGTAACTATATCTGTACGCCCGAAGAAAGAAGTAACAAATTAAGCTATATACCTCTCAAGATACAATGTAATTAAGGACCTAGctagaagatatatatatatatatgctgcctatatatatatacctcctaTATACGGACATATATAATTCAATTTAGTCCACGACGTTGTTGCTGAAGAGCTTAAACTGTCCAGCGTCGAGCACGAGCTTCCGTATGGAGGCGAATGCGCCGATGGCCCCGACGCCGGAGAAGACGACCATGATGGCCGTGTTGGCGAGGAACATCGGCGACCGCCTGGGCGGCGCGAGCGCGATGTTGTACATGACGACGGGGAGGACGAAGTCGAGCGGGATGAACcccacggcgccgaccacgCCGACGATGTCGCCGAAGAAGGGCAGCATGGCCGCCATGAACGCGCAGAAGGCGAGGTAGAGCGTCCGCAGGAGCAGCCGGGGCACCACGTTCCGCCGCGAGAACTTCCCCCGCGTCGCGTCCGCGGAGCTCTTCTCCATGATCTCGTACGCCACCTGGGAGTAGACGAggccgatggcgaggagctggaggaggacgaAGAGGACGGCGAGGCCGAGCAGCCACGTCGGGGCGAGGGCCGGGCCGGTGTCCGGCATGAGGCTCTTGAGGACGTTGGACTGGACGTGGCTGCCGAACGCCCAGTAGCCGGTGATCGAAGGGATGTAGAAGGCGAAGGCTATGACGGAGTAGCACAGCACAAGCGCCTTCATCATCTTCCCGGCCGCCGGTGGCGCCAACGTGGCCTGCAAACGCCGATTTGAAAACGGCCCACCATAAATCTTCTAAATAGGCCCGCATAACACTTCATATGGGCTTTTTAACAATTGATATGGGCTTAATTTTAGGAGCCCAATAAGCCCAGCCTGTCGCGTCAGTTGGACCATATTGCggcgattttgctatatatttgtcgacaaatttttcccccaaaatttgacagatgtaattacagtacaatcgtagtgtaattacactgtaacttgcatgtaattacactgtaactatagtgtaacttgtatgtaactttcaaaaatctctccgttacatgttatttcggtaaaatggaggtcgtgggaacaaattctttcacatatgtgtgtgctatgatttgttttctttctcaccaaaacaaatcttgtaatagatccaacgattcaaaattatgtgaaacttacatataagttacactgtagttacatgcaagttacagtgtaattacatataagttacagtgtaattacactacgattgtactataattacatctatcaaatttttggagaaaaatttgtcgacaaatgtataggtagtcccTATTGCGGTGGCTTACAGTTTTCGGTGTTTTCCTTTATAATTTCCAGAGGAACAGATAGTCTAAAAAGGGCTAGCATGTAATTTCAGAGTACTAGCGAATCTACCAATATGGCCATAGAACTCTTGTTGGATTCCACTAAGGGATTTTTCTGATAAGTGTTTAACATATCTAGATCTAGGTACGTTaagtcagatttttttttcttgatcaaAAGTCAGAAGACGCAATGATGAATACCTGGATTTCAGGCAGTATGCCGTTGCCGTAAACAGAAGCCAGGATAGAAATAGAGAGGAAGGCATTGAAGGTCTGTTCTGATTTGGACGAGCTAAGCGTGTAATCCTTCCCCGGAGCATCTTTTGACAGACCTGTTAAGAATGATGGTTAACATCTAGGACAATGAGAGTTAGACACTTAAACTACCAGTGCAAACTGCAGCCCTCAGTTGTACAATTTTGTTTTCTGATATAGCGTAGCTGAAGAACTAGTAATCATGAATTTGTTAAGTCTGGTTCTGGCCAAACCAATCAAATAGCTTGTGTTGTGCCTAAATTAGAATTACAGGTACAAAATGGCATAAAAGTTAAAATTCCTAATGGTTTTTACTGGAATCTGAAACGTCTAATAAGTAACGACAGTAATGCGTTTTGTGGACATATCATACCTAGTTGAGTTTGTTCCGTTATCATGCATCAAAAAACAACTGAAAAGAATTGGCTGCAAAGCGCAGTAATCACGTTCATTCCATTTGTATTTTGTCTTGTGTTTATATAAACAATGGAGCAGAATTTACTGTATATTTATGAAGAATACTACTGATAGATATAGGGCATCTGATTCCCGATCTAATTCCCAACCTTTTGTGGAATCTAATTCCTCCATCTGCTGCAGCATAAGTTTCTCTGAAATCTTAACAGAAAAGTTCTGGGAACACAGAGAGGAATGAACATGTGACGCGAGAGTTCAGGCGATATACCTGCACCAATGCAAGCAGCAGATACAAGGATGGTGTAGCCCAAGCTCAAGAGCAGAGAGGCAAAGTTAATGTGCCGCAGGGAATGGAATGATGGTAGCTGGGAGAGGAAGGCCAGCGCCACAGCTACTATGATGATGAAGTGGTACAGTTTCAGGGGACCATTGGGAGAAAGGCTCGTATACATGATCTGTTTGGGCACAACAAAAGACCAGTTTATCCAATTTTGCAACTGATAATTTGAGCTGTGAACACTGAACAGAAAGAAGTTATTAATTAGTTGTTTTTTCATGCCAATAGACGAAATCTGTTATGCAATTTCACTAACTGTAAATGACTTTACAGTTTTAGAAGATTGTAATTACTAGCAGGCCGACTACAGTACTGACTCCTTTCTGACAGAAAAAATATGGGATTGCCAGTTCTGTTCTATCATTCTGCCCCCTTATTGTTTTCTTGTCTGAACTTAGTATAGAAGTACTTAGGTTGCAGGCAAGAGACTATGCAAGGATTGGaatatcttcttcctccatacAATTTTAAgctctaaaaaaaatgatgtatgtTGACAGCTATGCAGACATGCTACGAATAAAATCATGTAATTTTAGAGTTAGCCTTCAATAGCCATATGTTCAATCCTTCCAAGGTCAGAAGTACAAGCACATGAAAATTGCACAGCAGCATAGGGTTTATTTCCTTTGCTTTTACAATCAGTGATCAGGTTTTGTTCCAAAAATAAGTTTAGCTTTTATTGTGGATATTTGCAATCAAATGAACAGGAAACAACCTATACCTGTTTCAAATTAGAACTACTAGAGCGATGCATAGCCATCAATATCCATTGCAGGACTTCGTTATTacttactacctccatcccaaagtaagtgcagccataggtatccgtatccaacgtttgaccgtccgtcttatttgaaaaatttatgaattttttattaaaaaaagtcacacgtaaagtactattcaggttctatcatctaataacaataaaaatactaatcataatttttttttcaaataagacaaacggtcaaacgttaaataTGAACCGTGCAAAACTAAActtatttttggacggaggtagtattacttattggttgcatgattATGACTTGCTTGCATATTACAAACCCACAAGCAAAGCCAATAAAATATTAATAACCATAGTATGAATCCTCCCACACGCATTAGCAAAATTAGCATGCCAGCATATCGTCTGGGACCAGCTTTCTTACTAGTTTGAATTTCTGTCGTTGCGTCAGTGGATACTGGATAACAGAAAGCAACCCTCCTATCCTGAAGCAGCTCGAGTCAAATTCATCAGAGCCAACCATTTAGATCACAACAAACATGGATGGCCAAATATTTATTGATCTATGCAATACGATATCTTATTCATATTCTACATTCACATTAAGAGCATGATAGCTTCTTGATTTTGTACGGCAACTATGTCCAGGCATTCCCAATTTGTTGGATATACTACAGCTTGTCCAAACACAAACGACATGAAAACTTTGTTCCGAACAATAAACCAATCATAGACAACAGCAATTGGCAATAGTATGAGCTTAAACTTATATGCATATCAGACAGAGAGTTCAAGGGGGTTATGGGAAGCAACGATTTGCACCTCGAGGCAATCGGCGGCGAGCAGGATGGTGCCGATGCTAACGCCGGTGTTGATGGCCGTCTGCACGATGACCACGAAGTAAAACATCCACCCGGACCCTGCGTGCAGGAGCAGACGAACAAAAGAAAAAGCGATACTATCATGTCGATAATTAATTTTGTGTCTTTGCGTTGGCGAGCTCACCAACGCGCGCCATCCTAATTAATGGGAGCATGGCGGCGAGTCGGCAACAGCACGGCAGCTAGTGTGACTGTGTCGCTGgctgctccaccgccgcccgtgcacaaaggcgcgcgcgcggcgccgcgcTGCGTCCAAACGAGCATTGATGCGGGTAGCTAAAGCTGTCTGCTTCGCTTGTGGGCATTGCACCGAACGCACATGGGGCAATACACGGGAATGTCATGTGCGTGTGGTGATGGGGTGCAGTGGAAAGGAATGGATCAGGGGAGTTAATAGTAATACcgaggacgtcggcggcgagctcgcggaagcggatgtggcggcggccgcgggcctCGCAGTGCTCGAGGACGCGGGACATGAGGGAGTACTCGTAGAAGgtgacggcgccgacggcggtgAGCACGGTGAGTCCCAGCGCCCACCCCATCCCGCGCAGCGCGTACGGCAGCGTCAGCACCGTCGGCCCCACGATCGCCGTCGTCAGGTGGAACCCGGCGTGCCACCACGTCCCTGCAAGGTCGCCCCGCGACGGGACCCAACCACAGATCACAGCAGAATCAGCCCTCGCATTGCGCGCGGAAGGCGGGCGGGGGGTGGAGGGGTGTGACCTACCTTTGGACTCGAGCAcgaaggcggcgccggcgtcggcggcgggcggcttggcggccgcgccggcctcGGCGTCGAACGCCGCGTGCGCCATCGCCTTCGTCTCCAGTCGTCCCGTgccgcgccacgccacgccacggtATTTATACGCGGCAAAGGCGACGCGAAGAGGAGAGGATTCGCTCggccactctctctctctctctgtggaTGCGTGTAAATCCCAAGCCCCTAATCTGATGAACCAACTTAATCGGTGCGTTAATTGAGCGGTAACGAGGAGATTAAATGTTGTAATCTCGCGATTACTGCTCCAACTGCGAGTGCCAGAGGCTTTGCGGGGATCCGCTTTGATCAGTTGATCGTCTACTAGTAGGAGTAGCTGTTTGGTTCTCGTTGGGCGCCCGGCCCCCGTATTTATGCTGCGTGGCCGGATCGGCGGTGAGGTGAGGACGTGAGGAGGTTAATTAAAAGGGCTCTGTTCCAAGTGGACGTCGTCGTCTTCGGATTAGAGTAAAACAAATCAAATTGGCCAATCTGACTAGATTCATTAGACTCACTTCTATTGAGTGGTAGCGGTTAACTTTTCACTTGCATGCAAAAGATGAGCACATAATAATTAAGTatcaattattataa encodes the following:
- the LOC4326627 gene encoding probable GABA transporter 2, which produces MAHAAFDAEAGAAAKPPAADAGAAFVLESKGTWWHAGFHLTTAIVGPTVLTLPYALRGMGWALGLTVLTAVGAVTFYEYSLMSRVLEHCEARGRRHIRFRELAADVLGSGWMFYFVVIVQTAINTGVSIGTILLAADCLEIMYTSLSPNGPLKLYHFIIIVAVALAFLSQLPSFHSLRHINFASLLLSLGYTILVSAACIGAGLSKDAPGKDYTLSSSKSEQTFNAFLSISILASVYGNGILPEIQATLAPPAAGKMMKALVLCYSVIAFAFYIPSITGYWAFGSHVQSNVLKSLMPDTGPALAPTWLLGLAVLFVLLQLLAIGLVYSQVAYEIMEKSSADATRGKFSRRNVVPRLLLRTLYLAFCAFMAAMLPFFGDIVGVVGAVGFIPLDFVLPVVMYNIALAPPRRSPMFLANTAIMVVFSGVGAIGAFASIRKLVLDAGQFKLFSNNVVD